The genomic stretch GGTCTCGGGTTACCATCACCCTGAGACGCAGTGGGCAGGTATTTTGTTGTTTATTGGTTGTCTAATTTCAAGCTTTCATTAATTTTCCTTTGGAATTGTGGAATTTTTTGTTTGTGAAAATTGCTACTTTTGTCAATTGTGATTTTCGTGATTTACGAGACGGCATTAATCTTCCGAGTCGGTGTATGTGTGTTTACTAGCTTTAGAACAACTTGATTGTGCATAGCAATTTGAAGAGAAGAAATAGGTTTTTATCGAATATGCTTCTCGGATGCATATTCGAAGCCATTGCATTATGTGATGTGTGATTCTTCATTTGCTGTAGGTTGTGAAAAGACCTGGAAGTTCGATGGCTAGCTCTTTCACTGATGAGCACCCACCTGTAGGAAGCAAAAGGCCAGTTCGAGAGAGGCTTGGCAGTAATGTTGATTCATCTTCCGAAGATAATCATAAAAGGTCTGTTTCTCTTGTTTATCAACCATTCATGGTTAACTGATTATGATTCATTGTTCTTAGTGGAAATTCTCAAGGACTCTTTCATAGTTAACAAGTTCACTTTGCTGGGAAAACTGGCTTCTTGGTATGCATAATAATAATATGCAGCCTTTGGAATGTTTTAATAATGATTGCATACTAAAAGGGACCTCATAAATTGTCAGCATGAAAGAAGAGGCTTAAATTATTATGACACCGCAAGCTAATAAAATAGTAAATCTTTTGTTTGTTAGAAACTACCTTTAATTTTTGCAATTATGTTATGCAGGCTGCGGAGAGATGGCTGGCCTGCAGATGATTTTGATGGTAACTAGCTTGTCTTTGTATTTAAGATTCTTCAATACTCGTTTGGTTTTGGTTGgtgaataattttttaaatttggtgGTTTCAATTGAATAAAAGACATGCATCTTAGTAAGGGTGATCTTCGGTACAAAATCATGCAAAAGAAAGGACTGAAGCAAAATCAAAACGGCCAGCAGAATGATGGGGATCTCCGCAACATTTTATCAAGGCCTGCTCAATCTTCTATCAATAGTATAGCTGCAAGGAACAGGATGCCTGAGCCAAAAGACACTAAAATGCGTTATCCGGAACCAAGAGATGGCAGGCAGCACTTTACAGAGACAATGGATGGTAGAAGTTTAACACCTGTAGCAAGGAATGCTAGCATGCATATTCCTGAATACAGGTCTGGGCATGCTCCTGATCCAAGAAAACAACACATTGTGGAAATGGGGGTTGGTGGAAGAAGCTATTTTGAGGCACAGAATGCCAGACGTCCTATGCCAGAACATAGACCTTCAACTACTGTGACCAGAATGGACTCTGGGATTACTTCTTATTCTCCCTGGACATTGGACAGTTTAAGGCGAAGATCACCTGATGAATCTTTATCAACTTCTAGAGTTCTTACTGCACCAAAGAAAGATGAAATTTTGCCGAGAAGATTTGCAGCTACCTCATATGATGATTCTAGGACAAGCACATATATGAGTAAAGATGCTTTTGATATTTCAAGGCCAATGAGTTCGTCTCTCATGACCAAAAGGGCTCCACCTGTAGGGCAGATGAAGTCCATGACACCAGTGGCCTCCTCACTTCCTCGGTCTGGGAGTTTCATGCAAAAAAGTTCATATGTGGTTAGTCTACTTACTATTATGTTTAACCCCTTAGTCTTTGTGCCATTTCTGCAGATCTACTATgtagtttatttatttgaacAAGCTGTTACTTAGATATTATGTTGGAACTGCTGTAAGCCTGCATTGGAATCAGTCTACAAGGCACCAAGAAAGTTGAAGGGGAAATTGATGATGAAAGCCTTGGATAGTTTCTAAACCTAGAACTGGTGCTTATTAACAAGTATCAATGTTGGTGTCTGATTGCGAATATGATTCAACATGATGGTCATCCACCTGTCTGAATAGTCTGCCCTTTTGGTAACATAAACATATAAGTAAGCTAGTCTTCCTCTTGGAACAACATCCTGAGGACCAGCTTCGTCACTTCTATTGCATGGAATGAAGCCGTTTAGGGCACCTAGTTTATTAGGTTGCTCTCTATTGTGGCCCCACAATGTGGTTCTTCTTGAATGAACTTAAGAAGCATCTTATTCAGTTTGTGCCATTTTTTGTCTTCAATTGCTATAAAATTTCTTGCCCCAAGCAGTCAGAGGTTTATCATCTCTGATCCCTTTGTTAATCGATTAAACTAACACTTTCTCAAAAATACTGAAGACTTAGTGTTTGAAGTTTGTCATGGTTCTCTTGGAAAGTCCATATTTCTCCTCTCATTGGCTTTTGTACTTGCAGGTGGATGATGAAGTTACAGTTGACAGGTTCTTGCACACATTGGGTCTTGAAAAATTTACTGTTATCTTTAAGGCTGAGGAGGTACGTAATCTTTTGTGATTTATGTGACTGCCCTGCACATTGAATTCCCAATGCTACTAGCTAGCTTTTTTGCCTAATCCACATTCGACAGCATGGATGTGGAGTCTGTCATTAAGAAACTAAAATAAGAGATACAAAGAAAGAAAATCCACCTCCTCCCCTTGGggtatgaaaaaaagaaaatgacttttTACTGAAGCTTGTAGAATATTGTTGGTGACTATTAGAAGGTTGTATGGCTGTATGCCTGTGGGGAAGCTATAACCTTGTAGGATCATTTTGTTTACCAAATCAGGAAGTATGATAATCCGGTTCATTAATTAACCTTTGATACTTTCCTGCAGGTGGACATGTATTCTTTGAAGCGTATGACTGAAAGAGACCTTAAGGAGATGGGAATACCTATGGTAACCTCCCTAACCAAAAAGTGCTTTTTATGTTGAACAACTTATTGGTAGTGTAATTTAGAAGTGTAATTTAGAAGTGATTTGTGTGCTTGTTCATTGTTACATCTAACTGATATTGTTTGAAAGTATTTCTGGTTTTTCTTTCGATTCTTTTTGGGTGGAGGAAACGCATATCCTTTTTGTTACCATGTAATCAAAAAATCTAACATCTTAGAATTTCTATATACGTCTGTTCCGAACCTTTCCAAAATAACATGTTGTATGTAGTTCTGTGTTTGTGGTCTCCTTGAACTTTTCATTGTTC from Salvia splendens isolate huo1 chromosome 4, SspV2, whole genome shotgun sequence encodes the following:
- the LOC121798170 gene encoding uncharacterized protein LOC121798170; protein product: MSEASRSRVTITLRRSGQVVKRPGSSMASSFTDEHPPVGSKRPVRERLGSNVDSSSEDNHKRLRRDGWPADDFDDMHLSKGDLRYKIMQKKGLKQNQNGQQNDGDLRNILSRPAQSSINSIAARNRMPEPKDTKMRYPEPRDGRQHFTETMDGRSLTPVARNASMHIPEYRSGHAPDPRKQHIVEMGVGGRSYFEAQNARRPMPEHRPSTTVTRMDSGITSYSPWTLDSLRRRSPDESLSTSRVLTAPKKDEILPRRFAATSYDDSRTSTYMSKDAFDISRPMSSSLMTKRAPPVGQMKSMTPVASSLPRSGSFMQKSSYVVDDEVTVDRFLHTLGLEKFTVIFKAEEVDMYSLKRMTERDLKEMGIPMGPRKKILLALQPRLKQPV